From the genome of Blautia pseudococcoides, one region includes:
- a CDS encoding DedA family protein, translating to MSYWMMHIMDAYGYLGIALLILVENLFPPIPSEVILTFGGFMTTYTKMNIIGVVLSSTVGSVFGAILLYQIGHLVPQEKLESLLEGRVGKILHFKPEDVGSAMEWFDSKGNYTVLFCRFIPIVRSLISIPAGMAHMNLGTFLSLTTIGSFIWNLVLVTLGAIAGTSWQKAAECLGTYTQVARVVILVFVLVGILVYIKRRFLQK from the coding sequence ATGAGTTATTGGATGATGCACATAATGGATGCCTACGGGTACCTGGGGATCGCTCTCCTGATCCTGGTTGAGAACCTGTTCCCCCCTATTCCTTCAGAAGTCATACTGACCTTCGGTGGTTTTATGACAACATATACAAAGATGAATATTATCGGTGTTGTGCTCTCCTCCACTGTGGGCAGTGTGTTCGGCGCCATTCTTCTGTACCAGATCGGCCATTTGGTCCCACAGGAAAAACTGGAGTCTCTTCTGGAAGGCAGAGTCGGAAAAATACTTCATTTTAAGCCTGAGGATGTGGGCAGCGCTATGGAATGGTTTGACAGCAAAGGAAACTACACGGTTCTCTTCTGCCGGTTTATTCCCATTGTGCGGAGCCTTATTTCCATTCCCGCAGGTATGGCTCATATGAATCTTGGTACTTTTCTGTCTCTGACTACAATCGGCAGTTTTATCTGGAACCTGGTACTTGTCACCCTGGGAGCCATTGCAGGAACTTCCTGGCAGAAGGCGGCTGAGTGCCTGGGCACTTATACCCAGGTGGCCCGTGTCGTGATTCTTGTCTTCGTTTTAGTCGGCATTTTAGTTTACATAAAAAGGCGTTTCCTTCAGAAATGA
- a CDS encoding homocysteine S-methyltransferase family protein — MTKQEFRELVQAKTLLLDGATGSNLMKEGMPRGVCSEQWVYENPQVLQKLQREYREAGSRVVYAPTFSANRISLANHGLEDKVDELNRGLVRISREAVGEQCYVAGDLTTTGKQDVPYEELFEAYKEQITVLADAGVDLLIAETMLGVDEVMAVLDAAAAVCELPVMCTLTVESDGSLFFGGNIYEAVESLEQMGADAVGINCSTGPDQLVSVVKNIRERVCIPVIVKPNAGMPVIDEKGNPVYSMGAEEFARHMKTLAEAGADIVGGCCGTTPEYIRKLAEVLK; from the coding sequence ATGACAAAACAGGAATTTAGAGAACTGGTGCAGGCCAAAACATTGCTTTTAGACGGAGCCACAGGCTCCAATCTCATGAAAGAAGGAATGCCCAGAGGTGTCTGCTCAGAGCAGTGGGTATATGAAAATCCCCAGGTGCTGCAGAAACTGCAGAGAGAGTACCGCGAGGCAGGATCCCGGGTGGTCTATGCTCCCACATTTTCAGCAAACAGGATAAGCCTTGCCAATCACGGGCTGGAAGATAAGGTGGACGAACTGAACCGTGGACTTGTACGCATTTCCAGGGAGGCAGTGGGTGAGCAGTGTTATGTTGCAGGGGACCTGACTACGACCGGGAAGCAGGATGTGCCTTATGAAGAATTATTTGAGGCATACAAGGAACAGATAACTGTTCTGGCGGACGCAGGTGTGGATTTGCTGATCGCGGAGACTATGCTGGGGGTGGACGAAGTGATGGCGGTGTTGGATGCCGCTGCCGCGGTGTGTGAGTTGCCGGTTATGTGTACCCTGACCGTGGAATCTGACGGCAGTTTATTCTTTGGCGGAAATATTTATGAGGCAGTGGAGTCTTTGGAGCAGATGGGGGCAGATGCTGTGGGAATTAACTGTTCCACAGGCCCGGACCAGTTGGTTTCGGTTGTGAAAAATATAAGGGAAAGAGTTTGCATTCCTGTCATTGTAAAACCGAATGCAGGGATGCCTGTGATTGATGAAAAAGGAAATCCGGTTTATTCCATGGGCGCGGAAGAATTTGCAAGGCATATGAAAACCCTTGCAGAGGCCGGTGCGGATATTGTGGGCGGATGCTGCGGAACTACCCCTGAGTATATCAGGAAACTGGCGGAAGTTCTGAAATAA
- the tadA gene encoding tRNA adenosine(34) deaminase TadA, with the protein MDIQEKYMKEAIKQAKKAYALREVPIGCVIVYEGRIIARGYNRRNTDRNTTSHAEMNAIRKASKNLGDWRLEGCTLYVTLEPCQMCAGAIVQARIDKVVIGSMNPKAGCAGSVLNLLEMDGFNHKTEVERGVLEAECSAMLSGFFRELRKEKAKAKEKCHDKTGI; encoded by the coding sequence ATGGATATACAGGAGAAGTATATGAAGGAAGCCATTAAGCAGGCGAAAAAAGCTTACGCCCTGAGGGAGGTTCCCATCGGCTGTGTGATCGTATATGAGGGCAGAATAATAGCCAGAGGCTATAATCGAAGAAATACTGATAGAAACACTACCTCCCATGCGGAGATGAATGCCATACGGAAGGCCAGCAAAAATCTGGGGGACTGGAGGCTTGAGGGGTGTACCCTGTATGTTACACTGGAACCCTGCCAGATGTGTGCCGGCGCCATTGTACAGGCCAGAATTGATAAAGTGGTGATCGGCAGCATGAACCCAAAAGCCGGGTGTGCCGGATCGGTGTTAAACTTGTTGGAAATGGATGGGTTTAACCATAAGACAGAAGTAGAACGGGGTGTGCTGGAAGCAGAGTGCAGTGCTATGCTCAGCGGCTTCTTCCGGGAATTGAGGAAAGAAAAAGCAAAAGCAAAGGAGAAATGTCATGACAAAACAGGAATTTAG
- a CDS encoding anaerobic ribonucleoside-triphosphate reductase activating protein: MPINGFNKTTLLDYPGKIAATIFLGSCNFRCPFCHNSGLVLSPGEQPVIPMEDVLKVLKKRQGILEGVCITGGEPTLDKDIFCLIDKIKELGYPVKLDTNGSHPWILKKLINNKMVDMVAMDIKSSKESYARVAGSKNLDLKPICESVDFLMSGKIPYEFRTTVVRELHTREDFRSVGKWLAGCSAYYLQAYKDSPEVIRPGFNSYSKRDLDYFCLILSRTIPAVYIRGVD; this comes from the coding sequence ATGCCAATCAATGGTTTTAACAAAACAACGCTTCTTGACTATCCCGGCAAAATAGCTGCCACCATTTTTCTGGGAAGCTGCAACTTCAGATGTCCCTTCTGCCACAACAGCGGGCTTGTCCTCTCACCCGGTGAACAGCCGGTGATTCCCATGGAGGACGTTCTTAAAGTTCTGAAAAAACGTCAGGGGATTCTGGAGGGTGTCTGCATCACAGGAGGCGAACCCACGCTGGACAAGGATATTTTCTGCCTCATTGATAAAATAAAAGAGCTTGGCTACCCGGTCAAACTGGATACCAACGGCTCCCACCCCTGGATTCTGAAAAAACTGATAAACAACAAAATGGTGGACATGGTTGCCATGGACATCAAATCATCCAAAGAATCTTATGCCAGGGTTGCCGGCAGTAAAAATCTGGATTTAAAGCCAATCTGTGAGTCCGTGGATTTCCTTATGTCCGGAAAGATCCCCTATGAATTCAGAACCACTGTAGTCAGGGAACTGCATACCCGGGAAGATTTCCGCTCTGTCGGAAAATGGCTTGCCGGGTGCAGTGCTTACTACCTCCAGGCCTATAAGGACTCCCCTGAAGTCATAAGGCCTGGATTCAACAGCTATTCTAAAAGGGATCTGGATTATTTCTGTCTTATACTGTCAAGAACGATTCCTGCGGTTTATATCAGGGGTGTCGATTAA
- a CDS encoding DUF6128 domain-containing protein produces MAGYRRFVAYVYEYPDGKKGNGKGFIKVEARDGKCRMNYRITGIYGREEAPCKIYGFVRKEQGCEGIYLGECDLAGDTVQFQTEVPEQGLGGTAYGLNDLSGLIMLTGDGMMYGTGWDDKPVRLEEIRLPKMQKEPSRKADRASERAGSVRKEKTSGMHEEQVPEGVAASQALMEAEENLNGSSGYSGEEQDELPPEEEGYPSDGSMGERIYPPNANMDEPVSPLDQHMDEAAAPPEAGMDERVIPPNTGRGGQSMSPDTGMDKQIVPPNAGMDERIVPPNAGMDERIVPPNAGMDERIVPPNAGMDERIVPPNAGMDERILPPNAGMDERIVPPNAGMDERIVPPNAGMDERIVPPNAGMDERSDTSNPGTYEQGTHAGTGMDGRTILPNTDMEEPAAQPNAGMWERDTPRNAGMWERDTPGNAGRWGSNTSRNADWEEPAYPPNADRGGNNTSRNADWEEPAYPPNADRGGNNRSRNADWEEPAYPPNADRGGNNTSRNADWEEPEYPSKADRGNRTGTPGRRMNRPSQMGADPYMPARINERGAFIPSHYSEDEQPMPRQEEQTGREDAAVFSPETENAARSPEPPTGGRNAIETERNMDTTIPDTDMPPYTEEELYRETINNEIFGGDQYPNGGMRIEAADDEDAAEKTTWNPEGENEGDEINLLEELDQDEDAIRNMREMEKEVSKKKVQKPEAGELHEQSAQAARQPAVFAPFSDGEIVDCRQITPAELRILARRDRGLMNNNFLRHGYYRYHHLLLGRRRDDGRYILGVPGVYDRQECLMAGMFGFPNFKAAKTQGKASSPRFGYWYRLIDTPDINRRNRS; encoded by the coding sequence TTGGCTGGATATCGGCGATTTGTTGCGTATGTATATGAGTACCCAGATGGAAAGAAAGGAAATGGAAAGGGTTTTATCAAAGTAGAAGCCCGGGACGGCAAGTGCCGCATGAACTACCGGATCACAGGTATTTATGGGAGAGAGGAGGCCCCCTGTAAGATATACGGGTTTGTGAGAAAAGAGCAGGGCTGTGAAGGCATTTATCTGGGAGAATGCGACCTTGCCGGTGATACGGTGCAATTTCAGACTGAGGTGCCTGAACAGGGGCTGGGAGGCACGGCCTACGGTTTGAATGATCTGAGCGGTTTGATCATGCTGACAGGTGACGGAATGATGTATGGTACGGGATGGGATGACAAACCGGTGCGTCTGGAAGAAATACGCCTTCCGAAGATGCAGAAGGAGCCCTCCCGGAAAGCGGACAGAGCCTCTGAGAGGGCAGGCAGTGTGCGGAAAGAAAAGACCTCCGGGATGCATGAGGAGCAAGTGCCGGAAGGGGTAGCAGCATCACAGGCTCTTATGGAGGCAGAGGAAAACCTCAATGGATCGTCAGGGTATTCCGGGGAGGAACAAGATGAGTTACCCCCGGAAGAAGAGGGGTATCCATCAGACGGCAGCATGGGAGAACGGATTTACCCGCCCAATGCGAACATGGATGAACCGGTCAGTCCGCTGGACCAGCATATGGATGAGGCGGCTGCACCGCCGGAAGCAGGTATGGATGAGCGGGTTATACCCCCGAATACAGGCAGGGGCGGGCAGAGCATGTCACCGGATACGGGAATGGATAAGCAGATCGTGCCGCCGAACGCAGGAATGGATGAACGGATCGTGCCGCCGAACGCAGGAATGGATGAACGGATCGTGCCGCCGAACGCAGGAATGGATGAACGGATCGTGCCGCCGAACGCAGGAATGGATGAACGGATCGTGCCGCCGAATGCAGGAATGGATGAACGGATCCTACCGCCGAACGCAGGAATGGATGAACGGATCGTGCCGCCGAATGCAGGAATGGATGAACGGATCGTGCCGCCGAATGCAGGAATGGATGAACGGATCGTGCCGCCGAATGCAGGAATGGATGAACGGAGTGACACGTCGAACCCAGGAACGTATGAACAGGGGACACACGCAGGCACGGGTATGGATGGTCGGACTATACTGCCGAATACAGACATGGAAGAACCGGCTGCCCAGCCAAATGCAGGTATGTGGGAACGGGATACTCCACGGAATGCGGGTATGTGGGAACGGGATACTCCCGGGAATGCAGGCAGGTGGGGAAGCAATACATCACGGAATGCGGACTGGGAAGAACCGGCCTATCCGCCAAACGCAGACCGGGGAGGAAACAATACATCACGGAATGCGGACTGGGAAGAGCCGGCCTATCCGCCAAACGCAGACCGGGGAGGAAATAATAGATCACGGAATGCGGACTGGGAAGAGCCGGCCTATCCGCCAAATGCAGACCGGGGAGGAAATAATACATCACGGAATGCAGACTGGGAAGAACCGGAGTATCCGTCCAAGGCAGACCGGGGGAATCGCACCGGCACGCCGGGCAGGCGTATGAATAGGCCTTCACAGATGGGGGCGGACCCTTACATGCCGGCGCGTATAAACGAGAGAGGGGCTTTTATACCGTCTCATTATTCTGAGGATGAACAGCCTATGCCCAGGCAGGAGGAACAGACCGGACGGGAAGATGCGGCGGTATTTTCCCCTGAGACAGAAAACGCAGCGCGGTCCCCGGAACCGCCTACAGGTGGCAGGAATGCCATAGAGACAGAACGGAATATGGACACCACCATTCCGGATACGGATATGCCGCCTTACACGGAGGAAGAGCTGTATCGGGAAACTATCAATAATGAAATCTTCGGGGGAGACCAGTATCCAAACGGCGGAATGCGGATTGAGGCTGCTGACGATGAAGATGCAGCGGAAAAGACCACATGGAACCCTGAGGGGGAAAATGAAGGAGATGAGATCAATCTTCTGGAAGAGCTGGACCAGGATGAGGATGCCATCCGCAACATGAGAGAAATGGAAAAAGAAGTATCGAAAAAGAAGGTACAAAAACCGGAAGCGGGAGAGCTTCATGAACAGTCTGCACAGGCAGCCAGACAGCCTGCCGTATTTGCACCGTTTTCAGATGGGGAGATTGTGGATTGCAGGCAGATAACACCTGCGGAGCTGCGGATCCTGGCAAGAAGAGACAGAGGGCTTATGAACAATAATTTCCTGAGGCATGGATATTACCGCTATCATCATCTGCTCCTTGGAAGGAGAAGAGATGACGGCCGGTACATACTCGGTGTTCCGGGCGTTTACGACAGGCAGGAATGTCTCATGGCCGGCATGTTTGGGTTCCCCAACTTTAAAGCGGCCAAAACGCAGGGAAAAGCTTCCTCGCCGCGTTTTGGCTACTGGTACCGTTTAATCGACACCCCTGATATAAACCGCAGGAATCGTTCTTGA
- a CDS encoding DUF5131 family protein — translation MHMNWEPWTGCYKLSDGCTNCYFYGLHAKHYGQNTIQKTDKFDWPVRKNARNTGPFLKRDGKVKKVNPFKQTGLAKELDIHIADGKRLF, via the coding sequence ATGCATATGAACTGGGAACCCTGGACAGGCTGTTACAAATTAAGTGATGGCTGCACGAACTGCTATTTTTATGGGCTGCACGCCAAACATTACGGTCAAAACACCATCCAAAAAACAGATAAATTCGATTGGCCTGTGAGAAAGAATGCCAGGAATACAGGGCCTTTTTTAAAACGTGACGGTAAAGTGAAAAAAGTAAATCCGTTCAAGCAGACCGGTTTGGCAAAAGAGCTGGATATTCATATTGCAGATGGGAAACGATTGTTTTGA
- a CDS encoding AEC family transporter, whose amino-acid sequence MENIILSFNVIAPLFFLMVIGYLIANYTNLADKDLLKKANTLVFKVFLPCMLFKNIYRSNIREQMQGGLCIFAAGSLLLLFALLCLIVPRVVKKENQQGVVIQGIFRSNYVIFGVAVVENMYGSANTATAAILSAVLVPMYNFLAVTALSFFGGKRERDFKKVIIGILKNPLILASVLGIIASLSGIKLPKAADTTLNDLAKLATPIAFLILGGDFDFSKIKGNLKTAGCVILVKMVILPLIFIPIVVAMGYRNSDLLAALLAYQTPVAVSSYIMAQQAGADEQLAGQLVVFSSIVSIFTLFVTIFILRQMGLLN is encoded by the coding sequence ATGGAAAATATTATATTGTCGTTTAATGTTATAGCGCCATTATTTTTTCTGATGGTAATAGGCTATTTGATTGCCAACTATACAAATCTTGCAGATAAAGACCTGCTGAAGAAAGCAAATACTCTTGTGTTCAAGGTGTTTCTGCCGTGTATGCTGTTTAAAAATATTTACCGGAGTAATATCAGAGAACAGATGCAGGGCGGGCTTTGTATTTTTGCGGCCGGAAGCCTGCTTCTTTTGTTTGCACTTCTGTGTCTCATTGTTCCCAGGGTGGTGAAAAAGGAAAATCAGCAGGGAGTGGTGATCCAGGGAATCTTCAGAAGTAATTATGTGATATTCGGAGTAGCAGTGGTGGAAAATATGTATGGCTCTGCCAATACAGCCACAGCGGCAATTTTAAGTGCGGTCCTGGTACCCATGTATAACTTCCTGGCAGTGACCGCCCTGTCTTTTTTCGGAGGGAAAAGGGAGCGGGATTTCAAGAAAGTTATCATCGGTATTCTGAAAAATCCGTTGATCCTTGCCTCCGTTCTGGGGATCATAGCCTCTCTGTCAGGAATCAAACTTCCCAAGGCGGCAGATACCACACTGAATGATCTGGCAAAACTGGCAACCCCTATTGCATTTCTCATCCTGGGAGGAGATTTTGATTTTTCCAAGATAAAAGGGAACCTGAAAACTGCGGGATGTGTGATTTTAGTTAAGATGGTAATACTTCCCCTTATCTTTATCCCCATTGTGGTGGCAATGGGGTACCGTAATTCTGATCTGCTGGCAGCACTTCTGGCATATCAGACACCGGTTGCGGTATCCAGCTATATCATGGCCCAGCAGGCAGGCGCGGATGAACAACTGGCAGGGCAGCTTGTGGTATTCAGCAGCATAGTCTCCATATTTACGCTGTTTGTTACGATCTTTATCCTCAGGCAGATGGGTCTTCTCAATTGA
- a CDS encoding LacI family DNA-binding transcriptional regulator produces MATLKEISELTGYSIATISRVLNHDASLSVTDSTREEILRVAGKLDYESKSVRSSRRKAAQLRIGIIEMMDSRMKLDDPYYLYLKSSLDKCCFEEGLETVTLQYDEEEGCYKSNSQSGLNGVIAVGQFDEAQIHAMEQWSNQIVFLDSSPYEERFSSVVPNFQVGIHQGVDYLAGMGHKTIAFVGPVMSPDSLGSDAPEKRRKIFQEYMKYYRKDLKADFVDTDREASAVLEKMIAYLKEEKNPATAFFTFNEAAAIGVMQGIQQLGYRVPEDFSILSYNDTVLATLMQPQLSSISIHLGEMALEAVRLLRRELLESRVPPMKIAIPSSLSERESVKRLE; encoded by the coding sequence ATGGCTACACTAAAAGAAATCTCTGAGCTGACCGGTTATTCCATAGCTACGATTTCCAGAGTGCTGAATCATGATGCTTCCCTCAGTGTGACGGACAGCACCAGGGAAGAGATACTGAGGGTAGCCGGCAAGCTGGACTACGAAAGTAAGAGTGTCAGGAGCAGCCGCAGGAAAGCGGCCCAGCTCAGAATCGGGATTATTGAAATGATGGACTCCCGGATGAAGCTGGATGACCCTTATTATCTTTACCTGAAAAGCAGCCTGGATAAGTGTTGCTTTGAAGAAGGATTAGAGACAGTAACCCTTCAGTATGATGAGGAGGAGGGCTGCTATAAGAGCAACAGCCAGTCAGGACTGAACGGCGTGATAGCTGTGGGACAGTTTGATGAGGCACAGATCCATGCCATGGAACAGTGGTCGAATCAGATCGTATTCCTGGATTCCTCTCCCTATGAGGAGCGATTCAGTTCTGTGGTGCCAAATTTTCAGGTGGGGATTCACCAGGGCGTGGATTATCTGGCCGGGATGGGCCACAAAACCATTGCCTTTGTGGGCCCTGTAATGTCCCCGGATTCTTTGGGCAGTGATGCGCCGGAGAAGCGCAGAAAAATATTTCAGGAATACATGAAGTATTACAGGAAAGATTTAAAGGCGGATTTTGTTGATACAGACAGAGAGGCGTCCGCTGTACTGGAAAAGATGATTGCTTACCTGAAGGAGGAAAAGAACCCTGCCACGGCGTTTTTTACCTTCAATGAGGCTGCCGCCATTGGCGTGATGCAGGGAATCCAGCAGTTAGGATACCGGGTGCCTGAGGATTTCAGTATTTTAAGCTATAATGACACAGTGCTGGCAACACTGATGCAGCCACAGCTTTCAAGTATCAGTATTCATTTGGGGGAGATGGCTTTGGAAGCGGTAAGACTTTTAAGAAGAGAGCTGCTGGAAAGCAGGGTACCGCCTATGAAGATAGCGATACCTTCCAGTTTAAGTGAGAGGGAAAGTGTTAAGAGGCTTGAATGA
- a CDS encoding RsmB/NOP family class I SAM-dependent RNA methyltransferase, whose product MIEQLPKAFLTRMEDMLQDEYTAFLKSYENPRHFGLRVNTLKISVEEFLKISPFSLTPVPWTPNGFYFEETDHPAKHPYYAAGLYYLQEPSAMAPAALLPVTPGDYVLDLCAAPGGKATELGARLENKGMLVANDISSSRAKALQRNIELCGIPNSFITNEVPASLAKAMPEFFDKILVDAPCSGEGMFRKEPAVAKTWDETRPAFFAKLQRECVWSAISMLKPGGLMLYSTCTFSPVENEGTISFILEEYPDMELLETDSYKGFSKGNPAWGNGDPELTKCLRIFPHRMDGEGHFMALMRKKGSSGQTLSDFRTKPDKEAQKLLTEFFAGMDIPFPADRIEVRSSNVYCLPPANNHFKGIRFLRNGLFLGELKKNRFEPSQPLALALKAGQFPSRLCLSPQDERIGRYLKGETLPVEKGECTKDKGWQLICVDNFPLGFGKLVNGTLKNKYPAGWRIH is encoded by the coding sequence ATGATCGAACAACTCCCCAAAGCTTTCCTCACCCGTATGGAGGATATGCTTCAGGATGAATATACTGCATTTTTAAAAAGCTATGAAAATCCCCGGCATTTTGGCCTCAGAGTCAATACCCTGAAAATATCCGTGGAGGAATTTCTAAAAATCAGCCCTTTCTCCCTGACACCTGTGCCCTGGACCCCAAACGGCTTTTACTTTGAGGAAACAGACCATCCGGCAAAACATCCCTACTATGCAGCTGGTCTGTATTATCTGCAGGAACCCAGTGCAATGGCTCCTGCTGCCCTTCTTCCTGTCACCCCAGGAGACTATGTGCTGGACCTCTGTGCAGCCCCAGGGGGGAAGGCCACAGAGCTTGGCGCCAGACTGGAGAATAAAGGTATGCTGGTTGCCAATGATATCAGCAGCTCACGGGCCAAAGCCCTACAGCGAAATATAGAGCTGTGCGGTATACCAAATTCCTTTATCACCAACGAAGTTCCTGCATCTCTGGCAAAAGCCATGCCGGAGTTTTTTGATAAAATACTGGTGGATGCCCCCTGCTCCGGGGAGGGAATGTTTAGAAAAGAGCCTGCCGTAGCCAAGACTTGGGACGAGACAAGGCCTGCATTTTTTGCCAAACTCCAGCGGGAATGTGTCTGGTCTGCCATTTCCATGCTGAAGCCCGGAGGGCTGATGCTGTATTCTACCTGCACCTTTTCCCCTGTTGAAAATGAAGGAACCATCTCCTTTATTCTGGAGGAATATCCGGATATGGAGCTTTTAGAGACGGATAGTTATAAAGGGTTTTCCAAGGGCAATCCTGCATGGGGAAATGGGGACCCGGAGCTCACCAAATGCCTCCGCATTTTCCCTCACAGAATGGATGGGGAGGGGCATTTCATGGCCCTCATGAGAAAAAAAGGCAGTTCCGGGCAGACTTTATCAGATTTCAGAACAAAACCTGATAAAGAAGCCCAAAAACTGCTGACGGAGTTTTTCGCCGGAATGGATATTCCCTTTCCCGCGGACAGAATAGAAGTGCGCAGCAGCAATGTCTACTGCCTGCCCCCTGCAAACAACCACTTCAAGGGCATCCGCTTTCTCAGAAACGGACTGTTTTTGGGGGAATTAAAGAAAAACCGTTTTGAGCCGTCCCAGCCTCTGGCCCTGGCCCTTAAAGCAGGTCAATTCCCTTCACGCCTCTGCCTTTCCCCACAGGATGAGCGCATCGGACGTTACCTGAAGGGTGAAACTCTCCCGGTGGAAAAGGGTGAATGTACAAAGGATAAGGGATGGCAGTTGATCTGCGTGGACAACTTTCCTCTTGGATTCGGAAAACTGGTGAACGGTACATTAAAAAATAAATATCCTGCCGGGTGGCGTATCCATTAA
- a CDS encoding GTP-binding protein — MKVLILGGFLGSGKTTLLLQMARYLVDSSRSGSAYKVVILENEVGREGIDDKLLRGNGFNVENLFNGCACCTLAGELVSAAYEIEKEYAPDWLIVETTGLAYPGLIQDNLAAGIGMESRVCTVVDVSRWKRLLNAMRELLLGQTERADVVLMNKADLVTEDILSGVEKDIEEMNPAAGRIATTAVGHVDEHVWDVVLGVMDHG; from the coding sequence ATGAAGGTATTGATATTAGGCGGTTTTTTGGGATCAGGTAAGACCACCCTCCTTCTTCAGATGGCACGGTATCTGGTGGACAGTTCCAGGTCAGGCAGTGCCTATAAGGTGGTGATCCTGGAAAATGAGGTAGGCAGGGAAGGGATTGATGACAAGCTTCTCAGGGGAAATGGCTTTAATGTGGAAAATCTCTTTAACGGCTGCGCCTGCTGTACCCTGGCCGGAGAGCTGGTTTCCGCTGCCTATGAGATTGAGAAAGAATATGCCCCCGACTGGCTGATCGTGGAGACAACAGGCCTGGCATATCCGGGCTTGATCCAGGACAATCTGGCAGCAGGGATCGGAATGGAATCACGGGTGTGTACTGTGGTGGATGTATCCAGATGGAAACGGCTTTTGAATGCCATGCGGGAACTTCTCCTGGGGCAGACAGAACGGGCAGATGTGGTTCTTATGAATAAGGCGGATCTGGTGACAGAGGATATCCTCAGCGGGGTGGAGAAGGATATTGAGGAGATGAACCCGGCTGCCGGGCGGATTGCCACCACGGCAGTAGGTCATGTGGATGAACATGTGTGGGATGTTGTGTTGGGAGTGATGGACCATGGATAA
- a CDS encoding uroporphyrinogen decarboxylase family protein, whose amino-acid sequence MAKMTEKTNYLMTLRGEQPEWVPTYSFGPMPNMTRPCTSCMLEPEIVAYFRFQGGGKDCWGVTYVPTRETGNALLPKPGEFILDDITKWRDVIKAPSLEGVDWEAMAKKQLEGFYRQGVNREDTAIALNLHVGYFQNLMAFMGFTEGLCAMAEEPEEVYALFDYMCDFYTEITRQIIGYVKPDVLTMMDDTAAWRAPFISRQMYHDLVLPFHDRQAKFGRDLGIPITMHNCGKAEPFIEDWLSIGVNAWDPAQTCNDLTGIKEKYGNKLVIMGGFDPRDHLADPNVTEEEIRQAVRDTMDRLAPGGGFCWCGGYLGAVDDPEVIRKNAVLFDEVFRYGDEFYKK is encoded by the coding sequence ATGGCAAAAATGACAGAAAAAACAAATTATCTTATGACTCTGCGTGGGGAACAGCCGGAGTGGGTGCCTACCTACAGTTTTGGTCCTATGCCCAATATGACAAGGCCCTGCACATCCTGTATGCTGGAACCTGAAATTGTGGCGTATTTCCGTTTTCAGGGGGGCGGCAAGGACTGCTGGGGTGTCACCTATGTTCCTACCAGGGAGACAGGAAACGCGCTGCTTCCTAAGCCCGGTGAATTTATACTGGATGACATTACAAAGTGGAGAGATGTTATCAAAGCTCCTTCCCTGGAAGGGGTGGACTGGGAGGCCATGGCTAAAAAACAGTTGGAAGGTTTTTACCGTCAGGGGGTAAACCGGGAGGATACGGCCATTGCCCTGAACCTTCACGTGGGATATTTCCAGAATCTGATGGCATTTATGGGATTTACGGAGGGGCTCTGCGCCATGGCTGAGGAACCGGAGGAGGTGTACGCGCTGTTTGATTACATGTGTGACTTTTACACAGAGATCACACGGCAGATCATTGGATATGTGAAGCCTGATGTGCTGACCATGATGGATGATACTGCCGCATGGAGGGCGCCTTTCATTTCCAGGCAGATGTACCATGATCTGGTACTGCCATTCCACGACAGGCAGGCAAAATTCGGACGTGACCTGGGAATCCCCATTACCATGCACAACTGTGGTAAGGCGGAACCTTTTATAGAAGACTGGCTTTCAATCGGCGTTAATGCCTGGGACCCTGCACAGACGTGCAATGATCTGACAGGTATCAAAGAAAAATACGGAAACAAGCTGGTCATTATGGGGGGATTTGATCCTCGTGACCATCTGGCTGATCCAAATGTGACAGAAGAAGAGATACGCCAGGCAGTGCGGGATACCATGGACAGGCTGGCACCGGGGGGCGGTTTCTGCTGGTGCGGCGGATATCTGGGAGCCGTTGATGATCCGGAAGTGATTAGAAAAAATGCGGTATTGTTTGATGAAGTGTTCCGTTATGGAGATGAGTTCTATAAAAAGTAA